The Vibrio quintilis DNA window TCTGACGTGCTGTCGGCGCGGCGTCGATAATGGCATCCAGCGCATCCTGAAAACCCATTTCCAGCATCCGGTCAGCTTCATCCAGCACCAGTGTATTGAGCTCTTCGAGCTGAATCCGGCCTTTGTTGAGGTGATCTAACACTCGTCCGGGCGTGCCGACCAGAATATGAGCGCCGTGTTCCAGTGAACCAATCTGCGGCCCCATCGGCATGCCACCACACAGGGTCAGCACTTTGATGTTGTGAATGGTCCGGGCCAGGGTGCGGATTTCTTTCGCCACCTGATCGGCCAGCTCGCGCGTTGGACAAAGCACCAGCGTCTGGACCCTGAAGCGTTTCACATTCAGGTTTGTCAGCACGGTCAGGCCGAATGCGACGGTTTTTCCCGAGCCGGTTTTTCCCTGACCGATGACATCTTTGCCCTGCAACATCAGCGGCAGGGTTTGTGCCTGAATTGGGGTCATCGATTCATATCCCAGAGAGTCAATGTTTTGCAGTAAGGCGGGCGATAAGGGTAATGAAGAAAATGGTTGCTGGCTCAAGGGAACGTCCTGAATGAAAGTCATAGAATTGATGGGGTGCACAATAGTCACTTCCTGAGCAGAATACAAGCCCGGAGATGGCGCGATGTGCGGTTTTTTTGCTCACTCTTAAGCCACGCTTAAGATCCACCTTATAGGATGATCCTTTGAAAAACGGATAGTGTATACCCAAACAACCTGAAGATGCAGGTTTCAGTGAGATTTGTCAGGCTCTGAGACAAGGCACTGATTTGAAGACATAGTTATTCTACGTTGAAAATCAGTAACACCGTATCAGAGCCTGACAAACTCACCCGCAGGGCGTGAGCTGAAAGGCACCTTTCGGCTGCACGCTGAATCATGCATCTTCAGGTTGCTTGGGTATAAAAGGTGTCGTTCAGGTGAAATCGGTTTTAGGTGTAGTCATCACCATGGTGTTCTTTGCGGGGGGCTGGTTTGTCTGGCAGTACGAGGCTGACCTGCATTATTTAAGTCAGCAGATGGCGTGGGAGGTCAACACATCTGATCCGTTGAACAGCCGGATGCAGGAAGCAAGAACGCATGATACCAATCAGCTGGTCTTAAGACAGGTGGACCGGAGTAATCATCTGGCGGTGTTTGTCAGCACCACCATGGATAACCGGTTTGAGGTGTTGTTTCTGGTCAGGCAGCGGTGCGGGGGCAATCACACCTATCCGGCTATCTTGGATTCAGGAACAGGTGAGCGGATTTTGTTTCAGTGTGATCCGGACAGCGGCACCCTGTCATTTCGCCGGGTCTGGAAAAAACCAGCGTCGTTTCACATCATATTCAACAATCAGATTCTGCATTTTAAACCAGCCGAATGGGCGTTATCCCGCTTGAAAAAAGATCAGTTTATGCAGCTTCATGCGAGATTTTACCAAAGGAAACAGGTTGCGAATGTGTACGAATGGCGCAGGGACTGAAAGCGCAGAGAATGAAAACGGCTACCCTGATGACCTGACAGGTCATTTAGACCGGTTTATTATGAGTATTGTGCAACATTACTGAGATGAAGTATGTTTATAGCCACGCAACAATCATGCACCTTCTGATTGTTTCGGTATATCATGATGCACATAGCTGACCGACAGGGAGACGTCACACGAATGAGTCATTCAGAACATCTGTATTATATTTTGACCCACAATAACGAGCGTTACCGTGACTTGCTGAAGTCATACCAGCCGGATGGTCTCACAGAGACGAAGGATCGCAGTCAGGCCACTATTTTACTGGCTTCCCCGCCGATGGCGGCAACCTGTCTGGGGGATTTCCCCAAACTGGAGTGGTTACAGTCGATTTATGCCGGTGTGGATGCGCTGATAGGTTCTGACCTGAGGAAAGACTATCAGCTCACCAATATTAAAGGGATCTTCGGCCAGCTGATTTCTGAGTATGTGCTCGGGTTTCTGACCAGTCATCACCGGCATTTTGTTTACTATAAATATCAGCAGAGAAAACAGCAGTGGAAACCATGCCGTTACCGTTCTCTGGCGGGTGAGACCATGGTGATTCTCGGCACGGGGTCCATCGGCAGTCATTTAAGTCAGGTTGCGGGGGCGTTGGGTATCCGGACTCTCGGCATTAACCGCAGCGGGATTCCGCCGAAGCAGAGTGCCTTTGATCAGATTTTTCATATCAATGAAATCAATACGGCGTTGTCACAGGCACAAATTGTGGTGAATACATTACCCGCCACACCGGAGACCGATAAACTGATCAACCGGGAATTTCTCAGTTATTGCAATCAGGCGATTTTGTTTAATGTCGGCCGGGGGCAGACACTCGATGAAGAGGCCCTGATTCCGGCCATTGAAGCCAAATATATTCAGCATGCGTATCTGGATGTGTTTTGCAAAGAACCTTTGGATAACGATCATCCGTTCTGGCAGCATCCGAACATCACTGTGACACCGCATATTGCTGCGGTCAGCTTTCCCGATCAGGTCGCTGAGGAGTTTGCCGCCAACTTCCAGCGCTGGCGGGATGGGTTCTCACTGCATAACCGGATCGATTTTGATAAAGGATATTAAAGGTGACTTTTCCGGCGCTTTTGCGGGCAGAAAGCGCCGCGATCAACGCCTTTGTTGTCCGGTAAGCTCAAATTCTTTCCTGATTTTCATGACCTTTACTGTGTTTCCTGCCATACATCATGAATCCGTTTTTGATTAATTAAAATAAAAATCAACCTTTGAAACCGATTACATATTGTTCAATAATTGCTCTCCACTTCTCGTTGAATTCTGTCGTATCAACGATTTTGCTACGTCACTCCAAGTAAGTTTAATGAGGAATCTATGAAACTAAGTAAATTTGTGTCCGGATTAATTGTTGTCACCGGATTTATCGCGATACCAGCTATTGCCGGGATTAAGATTGGTAATGTGTATATTGATGATACGTCAGTCGATTATCCGGATGAGAGTTCATTCAAAATTGAATATGGCTTGTTTGGTTCTGTACCTTTTGTTCTGTCTGATAATGCCACTTTTTATCTGACTCAGGATGAGGGCGAAAGTACGGTGACTCTCGGTAGCCAGTCACCTAAACTGAATTGTGGTAAAAGCGGCGTTCTAACAACGTGCAAGCCATACAGTAATACCTATTCATATACAGCTAAGCTGAGTAATTTAAGTAATACAAACAAGAATATACTGGCAAATACCTGTACACCCATGGAATTTAAGGTATATGCACATTATTACCTTGGAAGTACTCTGAGTTTGAACTCTGTCAAAATTGGTCCCTCTACGACCCTTGACTGGCTGATTACATCGGGGCGGATTTATCCTACGACAGTAACCTCCGGTGAAAAAATTGCATTGAGTGTAACAGCAGGAACCCGGTGTTCCGATAACATTCAGCAGAATCCTTCCTTTGGTGTTTATATTGCAGATGAAAACTTAGTGGGTACTCACTATCTTGGTAGTATATTAGTTCAAAATGCTGTGACAAATAATCTTTATGTCACGCTCCCTTCTCTGTCGGCCGGGACCCACTATCTGGTGGCTAAGGTTGATAACAAAAATGCAGTGGATGAAATCAACGAAAAAAATAATGCGGTCGCATTTAAATTTACCGTTGTCGATGACAGTACCAGCACAACAACCAGCCTGACTAAAGCGCTGACCCGGGAAAAGAATTCCGATGTTAACAGCAGTGGTCTTGTGAGTTATCTGAGCAGAAATGAAACACTGTCTGAAAACTTTGCTGAACAACCGCAATTGCCTGATCTCTCGGGATTGAAAGTCATGGATTCAGAAATCGCTGAACCTGAAAGTATCGAATGGGAATAGTCTTCGGATTCTCCGGGCCTGTTTCCTCTCAGAGAAACAGGTCGTTTTTGTTTTGAATTATCAGCCTTCAACTGAAACCACCTGCGATGGTGGTTTTTTTTTACAGAGTAACCATGTGAGATTATGGACTTCATTCAGTCTGTGTTTCCTGCTCCCGCTGATGAAAATCCTGAAACTGCTGCAAAAACCACTGAATTTTATCAGAGCTGTCACGGGTTTTGTGCCAGTAGAGCATCAGTTTGTAAGTGGGTAATTCAAAGGGCAGTTGATTCATCTCGATATCAAGACGCTGGTGGATTTCCTGCGCGTATCGGTTAGGCAGAGTCAGTAAATAAGGTGTATTGGGGACGAAATAAGGTGCGGCCAGTACACTGGCGGCTTTCAGGGCGACCCTGCGTTTCTTCTTTTTTCCGGCCAGCGCGATATCAACAATACCTCTGGGTTCATTCCACGGCGTTATCAGAATATGCTGACCCGCAAGAAATGCTTCGGATGTTAACGGGGTGTTTTTGTCACCGGACCAGGTTTGACGGCAACGAATATTGACATAATGATCTTCGAACCAGCACAGGCGGCAGATACTCTCTGTGCTTTTTTTCTGCTGGTGTTCAAACCCACACACAAAATCAAGTTTGCCATTCATCAGTGCGTCGCCTGGTATTCTTTCTTCCAGCTGAACAAACTCAAAATGAATATCGGGAAAGTGCTGGCTGAGATGCGCCGTAAAAGGGGATAAACACCAGGAAGTATAATCGGTCACGGCAATGGTGAAGGTATGCGGCTCATACGGAGAAAAACCATGAGAAGCTTTCAGGCCGTCTTCGAGCATGGTGAGGGCCGGTAGTATCTGTTCAGCCAGATGGTGGGCATATTCTGTCGGTAACATCTTGTTTCCGGCGCGGATAAATAGTTCATCTTTCAGTCTGTCCCGCAGGCGGGTCAGGGCGTGACTACAGGCTGACTGACTGAGATTCAGCTGTTCTGCGGTTTGAGAGACGGAGCGGGTCCGGTAAATCACACTGAATAACCGGAGTAAATTTAAGTCGATATTCATGTATCACCATCATATCCTGATTGCAATCTATGCATTTTATTCATAATCCGGGATAGATTACACTGGTTCCCGTCATTGAGCGTTTTATTTTTAAAGGATGGAAAAAGTCGTATGAGAATCAGACCCGCAGTCAAAGAAGATGCCGCCACAATACTTGGTTTTATCAATGATCTTGCTGTATTTGAAAAAGAGCCGGATGCCGTACTCAATACGGTTGAATCGATTGAAACACGCCTGTTCGGAGATGAAGTACACGCTCAGGCGATTATTTGTGAAGAGGACGGGCAGCCCGTCGGTTTTGCGGTCTATTTTTTCAATTACTCGACCTGGCTCGGGCAGTACGGGCTTTATCTGGAAGATTTGTATGTGTCTGAAGATCAGCGCGGCGCCGGTATCGGTAAAGCGATCATGAAATATCTGGCCCAGACTGCGGTGAATAAAGAGTGCGGCCGGTTTGAATGGGTGGTGCTTGACTGGAATCAGAAGGCGATCGATTTTTACCGGAGCATTGGTGCCGAGCCGCAGGATGAGTGGATTATTTACCGGATGACCGGTCAGGCATTGCAGGATTTTGCGGCGCAGGATTAAGTTCCGGTACGGCCCGGTGATGAGAGCCCGGAGATTCAGCCTCTGAAATTCTGAGGTCAGGCTTCTGAATTTACGAATAGACGATCAGTCTGCTTCGTGGAATATTGAGGGAAATGATTCAGATAAGGTGTCAGTATGCTTTCCTCGTCGTCTTCCTCCCCGGCCGGGGCCCGGTGGATAAAACAACAGTTATCCGGCCATCCGGTGATACAAATTCTGTTGGTTTCAGGCCTGATTATACTGGCAGGCTTTATTCTCGCTCAGTTTATTCCGGTGTCGATGGCCTGGGCTGCCGGGCTGACCGTTTTCTGTCTGGTTTGCTGGGGTACAGGCATCGTGCCTGAATACTGGCCGGTGCTGGTGTTCTTTCTGGTGGCGATTGTTTGTCATGTCGCCACGCCTCAGGTTGTTTTCTCCGGATTCACCTCATCGGTCTTCTGGCTGTTTTTTGGCGGCATGATTCTGGGCGCATCGATTCGTTATACCGGGCTGGATAAACGGGCCGC harbors:
- a CDS encoding LysR family transcriptional regulator, whose translation is MNIDLNLLRLFSVIYRTRSVSQTAEQLNLSQSACSHALTRLRDRLKDELFIRAGNKMLPTEYAHHLAEQILPALTMLEDGLKASHGFSPYEPHTFTIAVTDYTSWCLSPFTAHLSQHFPDIHFEFVQLEERIPGDALMNGKLDFVCGFEHQQKKSTESICRLCWFEDHYVNIRCRQTWSGDKNTPLTSEAFLAGQHILITPWNEPRGIVDIALAGKKKKRRVALKAASVLAAPYFVPNTPYLLTLPNRYAQEIHQRLDIEMNQLPFELPTYKLMLYWHKTRDSSDKIQWFLQQFQDFHQREQETQTE
- a CDS encoding GNAT family N-acetyltransferase; this translates as MRIRPAVKEDAATILGFINDLAVFEKEPDAVLNTVESIETRLFGDEVHAQAIICEEDGQPVGFAVYFFNYSTWLGQYGLYLEDLYVSEDQRGAGIGKAIMKYLAQTAVNKECGRFEWVVLDWNQKAIDFYRSIGAEPQDEWIIYRMTGQALQDFAAQD
- a CDS encoding D-2-hydroxyacid dehydrogenase, producing MSHSEHLYYILTHNNERYRDLLKSYQPDGLTETKDRSQATILLASPPMAATCLGDFPKLEWLQSIYAGVDALIGSDLRKDYQLTNIKGIFGQLISEYVLGFLTSHHRHFVYYKYQQRKQQWKPCRYRSLAGETMVILGTGSIGSHLSQVAGALGIRTLGINRSGIPPKQSAFDQIFHINEINTALSQAQIVVNTLPATPETDKLINREFLSYCNQAILFNVGRGQTLDEEALIPAIEAKYIQHAYLDVFCKEPLDNDHPFWQHPNITVTPHIAAVSFPDQVAEEFAANFQRWRDGFSLHNRIDFDKGY
- a CDS encoding CARDB domain-containing protein, with translation MKLSKFVSGLIVVTGFIAIPAIAGIKIGNVYIDDTSVDYPDESSFKIEYGLFGSVPFVLSDNATFYLTQDEGESTVTLGSQSPKLNCGKSGVLTTCKPYSNTYSYTAKLSNLSNTNKNILANTCTPMEFKVYAHYYLGSTLSLNSVKIGPSTTLDWLITSGRIYPTTVTSGEKIALSVTAGTRCSDNIQQNPSFGVYIADENLVGTHYLGSILVQNAVTNNLYVTLPSLSAGTHYLVAKVDNKNAVDEINEKNNAVAFKFTVVDDSTSTTTSLTKALTREKNSDVNSSGLVSYLSRNETLSENFAEQPQLPDLSGLKVMDSEIAEPESIEWE